In one window of Paraflavitalea soli DNA:
- the nth gene encoding endonuclease III → MTRKERFNFVISYFQQHAPNAETELLYDNPYQLLVAVILSAQCTDKRVNMTTPAIFEKYPDAASLSKATFDELFPLIRSISYPNNKTKHLIGMANMLMEKFNGQIPLTVEELVQLPGVGRKTANVITSVVDQQPNMAVDTHVFRVSARIGLTVGATTPLATEKQLLQFIPKDLVYIAHHWLILHGRYTCIARNPKCEQCGLTPACKYFQKNKAKPAS, encoded by the coding sequence ATGACCAGGAAAGAACGCTTTAACTTCGTAATCAGCTATTTTCAACAGCACGCTCCCAATGCGGAGACGGAGTTATTGTACGACAACCCCTACCAATTACTGGTAGCTGTTATCCTTTCAGCCCAATGTACAGACAAAAGGGTCAACATGACCACGCCGGCTATTTTTGAGAAATACCCGGATGCGGCCAGCTTGTCTAAAGCCACTTTTGATGAACTATTCCCGCTGATCAGGAGCATCTCTTATCCCAATAACAAAACAAAGCATCTCATTGGCATGGCCAACATGCTGATGGAGAAATTCAATGGCCAGATCCCCCTGACTGTTGAAGAACTCGTGCAATTGCCCGGCGTAGGCCGTAAAACAGCCAATGTGATCACTTCGGTGGTGGACCAGCAACCCAATATGGCCGTGGATACCCATGTATTCCGCGTATCTGCCCGTATTGGCCTTACTGTAGGCGCTACCACCCCCCTGGCTACCGAAAAGCAATTGCTGCAGTTTATTCCTAAAGACCTGGTTTACATAGCCCACCATTGGCTTATCCTCCACGGCCGGTATACCTGCATAGCACGCAATCCTAAATGTGAGCAGTGCGGCCTCACCCCTGCCTGCAAATATTTTCAGAAAAACAAGGCTAAGCCGGCCTCGTAA
- a CDS encoding 2-oxoacid:acceptor oxidoreductase subunit alpha: MSRKEEVLQDVVIKFAGDSGDGMQLTGSQFTNNTALLGIDLATFPDFPAEIRAPQGTLPGVSGYQLRFSSDRIFTPGDECDVLVAMNAAALKTNLKALKKGGKIIANTDGFDTKNLRLANYPDGINPLEDESLSNYEVIKIDVTKMTREALKDITMGTKEKDRAKNMFVLGFLYWMYNRDMVNTIQFFKDKFGKKPEIQESNIRALQAGYNFGDTTETFTTTFRVEKAKMPPGVYRSIMGNQALAYGLIAASQKSGLPLYLGSYPITPASDILHELSKYKSFGVKTFQAEDEIAAITSAIGAAYGGSLGITTTSGPGMALKAEAMGLAVMMEIPLLICNIQRGGPSTGLPTKTEQSDLLQSYYGRNGECPMPIVSASTPSDCFSAVYEAVRIAIQHMTPVIFLSDGYIANGAEPWRFPKSDELVPITVKFKTELGHGEPAFQPYLRDEKLVRPWAIPGTPGLEHRIGGLEKQNITGNVSYDPDNHQLMVKIRQEKIEKIADYIPEQQLDSGPEKGKLLVLGWGSTYGAIKSAVAELQAEGFAVSHAHLRHLRPFPKNLGDMLQHFDQVLIPEINNGQLIKIIRDQYFIDAKGYNKIMGIPITKTELVMKLREMLGSAN; the protein is encoded by the coding sequence ATGAGCCGTAAAGAAGAGGTACTACAGGATGTGGTGATCAAGTTTGCCGGAGATTCCGGCGATGGTATGCAATTGACAGGCAGCCAGTTTACCAACAATACTGCCTTGCTGGGCATCGACCTGGCCACTTTCCCCGACTTCCCTGCCGAGATCAGGGCCCCCCAGGGCACCCTGCCAGGTGTAAGCGGTTACCAGCTTCGCTTTTCCAGCGACCGGATCTTTACCCCGGGCGATGAATGCGATGTGCTGGTAGCCATGAATGCTGCAGCACTCAAAACAAACCTCAAGGCACTGAAAAAAGGAGGCAAGATCATTGCCAATACTGACGGCTTCGATACCAAGAATTTACGGCTGGCCAATTATCCCGATGGCATCAATCCCCTGGAAGATGAAAGCCTCAGCAATTACGAGGTAATTAAGATAGACGTTACCAAAATGACCCGGGAAGCGTTGAAGGACATTACCATGGGCACTAAGGAGAAGGACCGCGCCAAGAACATGTTTGTACTGGGCTTTCTGTATTGGATGTATAACCGTGATATGGTCAATACCATCCAGTTCTTCAAAGATAAATTCGGTAAGAAACCTGAAATACAGGAAAGCAATATCCGGGCGTTACAGGCCGGTTATAACTTCGGCGATACCACGGAAACATTTACGACCACCTTCCGCGTGGAGAAAGCTAAGATGCCGCCGGGTGTTTACCGCTCCATCATGGGCAATCAGGCCCTGGCTTATGGGCTCATCGCTGCCTCCCAAAAGAGCGGCCTGCCTTTGTACCTGGGTTCTTATCCTATAACACCAGCTTCCGATATCCTGCATGAACTAAGCAAATACAAATCCTTTGGCGTAAAGACCTTTCAGGCCGAAGATGAAATAGCAGCCATCACTTCCGCCATTGGCGCCGCTTATGGTGGCTCCCTGGGCATCACTACCACCTCAGGCCCTGGCATGGCTTTAAAAGCCGAAGCGATGGGTCTAGCCGTAATGATGGAGATACCCTTGCTGATCTGTAATATTCAACGTGGCGGTCCTTCTACAGGCCTGCCTACCAAAACAGAGCAAAGTGATCTGCTGCAGTCTTATTACGGCCGCAATGGCGAATGCCCTATGCCGATCGTATCGGCCTCTACTCCCAGCGATTGTTTTTCCGCTGTATATGAAGCCGTGCGTATCGCCATCCAGCACATGACACCAGTGATCTTCCTGAGCGATGGATATATTGCCAATGGCGCCGAGCCCTGGCGCTTTCCCAAGAGCGATGAGCTGGTTCCCATAACGGTGAAATTTAAAACAGAGCTGGGACACGGAGAGCCTGCCTTCCAGCCTTACCTGCGTGATGAAAAGCTGGTACGTCCCTGGGCTATCCCCGGCACACCCGGGCTGGAACACCGCATTGGCGGACTGGAAAAGCAAAACATTACGGGTAATGTGAGTTATGATCCGGACAACCACCAGCTGATGGTAAAGATCAGGCAGGAAAAAATAGAAAAGATCGCCGACTATATCCCCGAACAACAACTGGACAGCGGTCCTGAAAAAGGCAAACTGCTGGTATTGGGCTGGGGCAGTACTTATGGCGCCATTAAGAGTGCTGTAGCTGAATTACAGGCAGAAGGCTTTGCCGTAAGCCATGCCCACCTGCGGCACCTGCGGCCTTTCCCCAAAAACCTGGGCGACATGCTTCAGCACTTCGACCAGGTACTGATCCCGGAGATCAACAATGGCCAGCTTATTAAGATCATCCGCGACCAATATTTTATAGACGCCAAAGGGTACAATAAGATCATGGGCATACCCATTACCAAAACAGAACTGGTGATGAAATTGCGGGAAATGCTGGGATCGGCCAATTAA
- the eno gene encoding phosphopyruvate hydratase: MSYIADIHARQILDSRGNPTVEVDVVTDNGIIGRAAVPSGASTGKHEAVELRDGDKKVYVGKGVLQAVKNVNDIIADQLIGVEVVKQAFIDGQLIKIDGTENKAKLGANATLAVSMAVAHAAAQESNLPLFRYLGGVNATVLPMPLMNILNGGMHADNKIDFQEFMVVPVGAPSFSEGLRWGVEIFHNLKTVLKKKGYSTNVGDEGGFAPDIKSNEEAIETVLEAITLAGYKAGEQIGIAMDAATTEMFDEKTNSYKFHKSSGKSISSDEMVAFWADWAKKYPIVSIEDGMAEDDWQGWKNLTTAIGNKVQLVGDDLFVTNVKRLQEGIDKGIANSILIKVNQIGTVTETINAVQLAQNSGYNTIMSHRSGETEDTTIADLAVALNCGQIKTGSASRSDRMAKYNQLLRIEELLAENAVYPKGKIKFGK; encoded by the coding sequence ATGAGTTACATTGCCGACATTCATGCAAGACAGATATTAGATAGCCGTGGTAATCCTACTGTGGAAGTAGATGTAGTTACCGACAACGGTATTATTGGCCGTGCAGCTGTACCTAGCGGCGCTTCTACCGGAAAACACGAAGCAGTTGAACTGCGCGATGGCGATAAAAAAGTATACGTAGGCAAAGGCGTTCTGCAAGCCGTAAAAAATGTGAACGATATCATTGCTGATCAACTGATCGGTGTAGAAGTAGTAAAACAGGCTTTTATCGATGGTCAGCTGATAAAGATCGACGGCACTGAGAACAAAGCCAAGCTGGGCGCTAATGCTACCCTGGCGGTATCTATGGCCGTAGCCCATGCTGCTGCACAGGAAAGCAACCTGCCCCTGTTTCGTTACCTGGGTGGTGTAAATGCTACCGTACTGCCCATGCCCCTCATGAACATCCTCAACGGTGGTATGCATGCCGATAACAAGATCGACTTCCAGGAATTTATGGTTGTTCCCGTTGGCGCTCCTTCTTTCAGTGAAGGTCTCCGCTGGGGTGTGGAGATCTTCCATAACCTGAAAACTGTATTGAAGAAAAAAGGATACAGCACCAACGTAGGTGACGAAGGTGGCTTTGCTCCTGATATCAAGAGCAATGAAGAAGCCATCGAAACCGTACTGGAAGCCATCACCCTGGCTGGTTACAAAGCCGGTGAGCAGATCGGCATTGCCATGGATGCTGCTACTACAGAAATGTTCGACGAAAAGACAAACAGCTATAAATTCCACAAGAGCTCAGGCAAATCCATCAGCAGCGATGAAATGGTAGCCTTCTGGGCCGATTGGGCTAAGAAATACCCCATCGTTTCTATCGAAGATGGTATGGCAGAAGATGACTGGCAGGGTTGGAAAAACCTCACCACCGCGATCGGCAACAAAGTCCAGTTGGTAGGTGATGACCTGTTTGTTACCAATGTAAAACGCTTGCAGGAAGGTATCGACAAAGGTATCGCCAACAGTATCCTGATCAAGGTAAACCAGATCGGAACGGTGACAGAAACCATCAATGCGGTACAACTGGCACAGAACAGCGGTTACAATACCATCATGAGCCACCGCAGCGGTGAAACAGAAGATACTACCATTGCCGACCTGGCTGTTGCCCTCAATTGCGGTCAGATCAAGACTGGCTCTGCCAGCCGCAGCGACCGGATGGCCAAATACAATCAGCTTCTCCGTATTGAAGAATTACTGGCTGAGAACGCGGTTTATCCTAAAGGAAAGATTAAATTTGGTAAATAA
- a CDS encoding DUF6814 family protein, whose translation MNTLKKLLGIIWLLLGPVVIYFLVQGAITHIDPAGKKDINNPVIWIIIITIFTPIAVGLMIFGYYAVKGEYQHLPENSNEL comes from the coding sequence ATGAATACGCTCAAGAAATTATTAGGTATTATATGGTTGCTGCTGGGGCCCGTGGTTATTTACTTCCTGGTCCAGGGAGCCATTACCCATATTGACCCGGCCGGTAAGAAAGACATCAACAACCCGGTCATCTGGATCATTATTATCACCATTTTCACCCCCATTGCCGTGGGCCTCATGATCTTTGGCTATTATGCTGTGAAAGGTGAATACCAGCACCTGCCCGAAAACTCGAACGAGTTGTAA
- a CDS encoding carbonic anhydrase, whose translation MNSFERLLLENKAWAYETQLEDPGFFDRLSKGQTPEFLWIGCSDSRVPANQITGTNPGEIFVHRNIANLVVDNDINLLSVLEYAVIHLKVKHVIVCGHYGCGGVKAALGNESLGLLDEWLINIKNTYQDNRSVIDSITDPEARVNLLAEFSVRQQVINLSKTDTIRRAWDKGTRPHIHGWVYGLKDGLLKPVYDIAPPVKEPAYAIL comes from the coding sequence ATGAACTCATTCGAAAGGTTACTCCTCGAAAATAAAGCCTGGGCTTATGAGACCCAGCTGGAAGATCCCGGTTTCTTTGATCGCCTCTCAAAAGGCCAGACACCGGAATTCCTGTGGATCGGCTGCAGCGACAGTCGCGTGCCAGCCAACCAGATCACCGGCACCAATCCCGGTGAAATATTTGTGCACCGCAATATTGCCAACCTGGTAGTTGACAATGACATCAACCTGCTCAGTGTGCTGGAATATGCCGTGATCCACCTCAAAGTAAAACACGTGATCGTGTGCGGCCATTATGGCTGTGGAGGTGTGAAAGCCGCCCTGGGCAATGAAAGCCTGGGCCTGCTGGACGAATGGCTCATCAATATCAAGAACACCTACCAGGACAACCGCTCGGTGATCGACAGCATTACCGATCCGGAAGCCAGGGTGAACCTCCTGGCCGAATTCAGCGTACGTCAACAGGTGATCAACCTGTCGAAGACCGATACCATCCGCCGGGCATGGGATAAAGGCACCCGGCCACATATCCATGGCTGGGTGTATGGTTTGAAAGATGGCTTGCTGAAGCCTGTATACGACATTGCACCGCCGGTTAAAGAACCGGCTTATGCTATACTTTGA
- a CDS encoding Pycsar system effector family protein, with the protein MSMDSQSLLQETERFVTHFFATRVKPEFLFHNIDHTNDVVKASTTLANYYQLPENDRLVLLLSAWFHDTGYSSGNARWHETVSKEIATDFLQQHQVDAAVIEQVGNAIMATQWPQCPVTLTEQILCDADLFHLGNDQFDEKNKLLRKELNMLFDKKLSKKEWRQKNIFFLQQHRYFTDYARKNLQPVKERHLAALLEKAPEEQVDTAEQAIKNIPPKPVEAATSHPEHHKTAKVKVKGERTERGISTMFRIMSQNHVNLSQMADSKANIMISVNTIVMSIMVSVLLGKLQFYPEFTWPTIILLVVCLGAVVFAILATRPNITKGTFTEEDIKNKKINLLFFGNFYNMSLHEYDWAMKEMMKDNEYLNSSMIKDIYFLGVVLARKYKFLRISYNIFMFGLIGAILAFAIAFLLQPNVPAN; encoded by the coding sequence ATGTCCATGGACAGTCAATCTTTATTGCAGGAAACAGAACGCTTCGTCACCCATTTCTTTGCTACCCGTGTAAAACCGGAATTTCTGTTCCACAATATTGACCATACCAACGATGTGGTGAAAGCTTCCACTACACTGGCCAATTACTACCAGTTGCCGGAAAATGACCGGTTGGTACTATTGCTGTCTGCCTGGTTCCATGATACTGGTTATTCCAGTGGCAATGCCCGCTGGCATGAGACCGTCAGTAAAGAGATTGCCACCGATTTCCTCCAACAGCACCAGGTAGATGCCGCTGTTATTGAACAGGTGGGCAATGCCATCATGGCCACCCAATGGCCCCAATGCCCGGTCACCCTTACAGAACAGATACTTTGTGATGCCGACCTTTTTCACCTGGGCAATGACCAGTTTGATGAAAAGAACAAGTTACTGCGGAAAGAGTTGAACATGCTGTTCGACAAAAAGCTAAGCAAGAAGGAGTGGCGCCAAAAGAACATCTTCTTCCTGCAGCAGCACCGCTATTTTACCGACTATGCCCGTAAGAACCTGCAGCCTGTAAAGGAGCGGCATTTAGCGGCGCTATTGGAAAAAGCACCTGAAGAGCAGGTAGACACGGCTGAACAGGCCATTAAGAACATCCCTCCCAAACCGGTAGAAGCGGCCACCAGCCATCCCGAGCATCATAAAACAGCCAAGGTAAAAGTAAAGGGCGAGCGCACGGAACGCGGTATCTCTACCATGTTTCGCATTATGTCCCAAAACCATGTGAACCTGAGCCAAATGGCGGATAGCAAAGCCAATATCATGATCTCGGTAAACACCATTGTGATGTCGATCATGGTATCGGTACTGTTGGGTAAGCTGCAATTCTATCCCGAATTTACCTGGCCCACCATTATCTTATTGGTAGTATGCCTGGGCGCCGTGGTATTTGCCATCCTGGCTACCCGTCCCAATATTACCAAGGGAACTTTTACAGAAGAAGATATAAAGAATAAGAAAATCAACCTGCTGTTCTTTGGCAACTTCTACAACATGTCTTTGCATGAGTATGACTGGGCCATGAAGGAAATGATGAAGGACAATGAATACCTCAACAGCAGTATGATCAAGGATATTTACTTCCTGGGGGTGGTATTGGCGCGCAAATACAAGTTTCTCCGCATTAGCTACAATATCTTCATGTTTGGTTTGATAGGGGCCATACTGGCTTTTGCCATTGCCTTCCTGTTACAACCCAATGTGCCCGCCAATTAA
- a CDS encoding SulP family inorganic anion transporter has translation MVQKPKSYLRSLGADLPASVVVFLVALPLCLGIAIGSGAPPFAGLIGGIVGGIVIGALSGSQLSVSGPAAGLTTIVLAAITKLQVYEAFLVAVVLAGLIQIILGFLKAGVLGDYIPGAAIKGMLAAIGLILILKQIPHLLGDEGDFEGDESFKQPGGNNTFTQVFYAFKNILPVALGIGLLSLAIIIVWEKISKKSKVLRLIPSAMIVVIISVIINEWLKANKPDLALGASHLVSIPMASTPKEFLSFFTHPDFSYLGNITVWTSALTIAIIASLETLLNIEASDELDPYKRVTPTNRELKAQGVGSIVSGLIGGLPLTSVVVRTSANVNAGAQTKISAISHGILLLLCVALIPGLLSLIPFSALAAVLIYTGYKLTKPSLYKAFYKKGLDQFLPFVITVVAILLTDLLVGILIGCCIGLIFVLRSNFKSAVFVVNDDNKYLFRLRKDVSFLNKPIIKRKLEQVPENSYVLIDAARADFIDKDVIEVIEDFQKHAPLKNITVELKKSVYKEQGFHTPHPKELVLSKN, from the coding sequence ATGGTGCAAAAGCCTAAAAGCTATTTACGTTCTCTTGGTGCAGACTTACCGGCTTCGGTGGTTGTATTCCTGGTGGCCCTGCCTTTATGTCTTGGTATTGCGATAGGGTCAGGCGCACCTCCATTTGCAGGTCTTATTGGCGGTATTGTGGGTGGTATTGTTATTGGCGCCTTAAGCGGCTCTCAATTGAGTGTGAGCGGACCCGCAGCCGGCCTTACCACCATTGTACTGGCCGCTATTACCAAACTCCAGGTGTATGAAGCCTTCCTGGTGGCCGTGGTATTGGCAGGTCTCATCCAGATCATACTGGGTTTTCTGAAAGCCGGAGTGCTGGGTGATTATATCCCTGGCGCAGCCATTAAAGGCATGCTGGCCGCCATCGGTCTGATACTTATATTAAAACAAATACCTCACCTGTTGGGCGACGAGGGCGATTTCGAAGGTGATGAATCATTTAAACAACCCGGTGGCAACAATACTTTTACACAGGTGTTTTATGCGTTCAAGAATATCCTGCCCGTGGCGCTGGGCATCGGCCTGCTATCACTGGCCATCATTATTGTATGGGAAAAGATCTCCAAAAAGTCGAAAGTATTAAGACTGATCCCTTCTGCCATGATCGTGGTGATCATAAGTGTGATCATCAATGAATGGCTGAAGGCCAACAAGCCTGACCTCGCATTGGGAGCTTCTCACCTGGTGTCAATCCCGATGGCCAGCACACCGAAGGAGTTTTTATCCTTCTTCACCCATCCCGACTTTAGTTACCTGGGTAATATAACGGTGTGGACAAGCGCATTGACCATTGCCATTATAGCCAGTCTGGAAACCCTGCTCAACATTGAGGCATCTGATGAGCTGGACCCTTACAAGCGGGTGACCCCCACCAACCGGGAGTTGAAGGCCCAGGGTGTAGGTAGCATTGTATCTGGTTTAATAGGTGGTTTACCGCTTACTTCCGTGGTGGTACGTACTTCGGCCAACGTCAATGCCGGCGCACAAACAAAAATATCTGCCATCTCACATGGTATATTGCTCTTGTTGTGTGTGGCCCTGATCCCGGGATTGCTGAGCCTGATCCCCTTCTCGGCCCTGGCTGCCGTACTGATCTACACCGGTTACAAGCTCACCAAACCCTCTTTGTACAAAGCCTTTTACAAAAAGGGCCTGGACCAGTTCCTGCCTTTTGTGATCACCGTGGTGGCCATCCTGTTGACCGACCTGCTGGTAGGTATCCTCATCGGCTGTTGCATAGGTTTGATCTTCGTATTGCGCAGTAATTTCAAATCGGCTGTATTTGTTGTCAACGATGACAACAAGTACCTGTTCCGCCTGCGCAAAGACGTATCCTTCCTCAACAAGCCCATCATTAAAAGAAAGCTGGAACAAGTACCCGAAAATTCCTACGTATTGATCGATGCCGCAAGGGCCGATTTTATAGACAAGGATGTAATTGAGGTAATAGAAGATTTCCAGAAGCATGCCCCGTTGAAGAACATCACGGTGGAACTGAAGAAGAGTGTATATAAGGAGCAGGGATTTCATACTCCCCATCCAAAAGAACTTGTATTATCCAAAAACTAA
- a CDS encoding DUF4259 domain-containing protein: MGTWGHRNFENDAALDFVNEVEDNGIDVIEDTIQRVANLPEEDYLEDDDSASVLAAIEFIAAAKGKQSEDFPESAEEWLGKTNPASLLSLDKAQLAKIIERVRNNSGLRDAWQEEGDEPTEWLAVLSDLENRVS; the protein is encoded by the coding sequence GGACATAGAAACTTTGAAAATGACGCAGCATTGGATTTTGTAAATGAAGTAGAAGATAATGGAATAGATGTTATAGAAGATACCATTCAACGGGTAGCCAACCTTCCGGAAGAAGATTACCTGGAAGATGATGACAGTGCTTCCGTACTGGCCGCTATTGAATTTATTGCAGCCGCCAAAGGAAAACAATCAGAAGATTTTCCCGAGTCTGCAGAAGAATGGCTCGGAAAAACCAACCCCGCTTCATTGCTGTCACTTGATAAAGCACAACTTGCTAAGATCATCGAAAGGGTCAGGAACAACTCCGGCCTGCGTGATGCCTGGCAGGAAGAAGGTGATGAACCCACCGAGTGGCTGGCAGTACTGAGCGACCTGGAAAACAGGGTAAGCTAA
- a CDS encoding helix-turn-helix domain-containing protein, whose product MNIRNEAYNKAFGANLKRLRTAKKLSREALAAQAGIEPKQVYRIEVGESSPTIATVVTIATAMNLHPKKMFEFDFDFKSGGL is encoded by the coding sequence GTGAATATCCGTAACGAAGCATACAACAAAGCATTTGGCGCCAACCTGAAGCGGTTGAGAACTGCCAAGAAACTCTCCCGTGAGGCCCTGGCCGCCCAGGCAGGTATTGAACCCAAGCAGGTATACAGGATTGAAGTAGGGGAAAGCAGCCCTACCATTGCTACGGTGGTGACTATCGCCACTGCGATGAACCTGCATCCGAAGAAAATGTTTGAATTTGATTTCGACTTTAAGAGCGGGGGACTGTAG
- a CDS encoding FtsB family cell division protein — protein MKLLQHIPAWLKNKYLLTSLVFAVWICFFDDQDIITTHFKHKHELHKLEESRDYYLGQIENTKKELEQLKSDPATLEKYAREKYWMKKDNEDLFILPEVKQ, from the coding sequence ATGAAGCTATTACAACATATACCAGCCTGGCTTAAGAACAAGTACCTGCTCACCTCCCTGGTGTTTGCAGTATGGATCTGTTTCTTCGACGACCAGGACATCATTACCACCCACTTTAAGCACAAACACGAACTCCACAAGCTGGAGGAAAGCCGCGATTATTACCTGGGGCAGATCGAAAACACAAAAAAAGAATTGGAGCAGCTCAAGTCTGATCCTGCTACCCTGGAAAAATATGCCCGGGAAAAGTATTGGATGAAAAAAGACAATGAAGACCTGTTCATCCTGCCCGAAGTAAAGCAGTAG
- a CDS encoding polysaccharide deacetylase family protein, whose product METQDDEGGPTAFATYRPLFLLLVLMACAKSTRKSETNTILFNNQPTVKAVEKTTPPVRKKKKKKIYLTFDDGPNKGTRKVLGIVQQEQVPVTFFLIGEHVFASTSQRATWDSLRVDSSIELCNHSHTHAWHNRYNKFYEQPDSVVNDFKRCRDSLELTNTITRTPGRNIWRVDTLSYTDLKKSAAAADSLQQAGFTIIGWDLEWHYDHKSFTLKNKSDELLLQIDSLFAGNKTRIPEHLVILAHDQVYDDSNDSAELHQLIKKLKARDEYELLVTSRYPGVKP is encoded by the coding sequence ATGGAAACCCAAGATGACGAAGGCGGTCCTACCGCCTTTGCAACCTACCGCCCGCTCTTTCTTTTGCTGGTACTGATGGCCTGTGCCAAATCGACCCGGAAAAGCGAAACCAACACCATTTTATTCAACAATCAACCAACCGTCAAGGCAGTGGAGAAAACGACTCCACCTGTACGTAAGAAGAAAAAGAAGAAGATCTATCTTACGTTTGATGATGGTCCCAATAAAGGGACCCGCAAAGTATTGGGCATCGTACAACAGGAACAGGTGCCTGTTACTTTCTTCCTCATTGGCGAGCATGTATTTGCCAGCACCTCTCAACGCGCTACCTGGGACAGCCTTCGCGTAGACAGCTCCATCGAGTTGTGCAACCACAGTCATACCCATGCGTGGCACAACCGGTACAACAAATTCTATGAACAACCCGATTCTGTAGTCAACGATTTTAAGCGCTGCCGGGACAGCCTGGAGCTTACCAATACCATTACCCGAACACCCGGCCGCAATATCTGGCGGGTAGATACCCTTAGTTATACTGATCTGAAGAAGAGCGCTGCCGCGGCTGATTCCCTGCAGCAGGCAGGATTTACCATCATCGGCTGGGACCTGGAATGGCATTATGACCATAAGAGCTTTACGCTGAAGAATAAGTCGGATGAGCTGCTGTTGCAGATCGACAGCTTGTTTGCCGGCAACAAGACCAGGATACCGGAACACCTGGTAATACTGGCACACGACCAGGTATACGATGATTCGAATGATTCGGCCGAACTGCACCAGCTGATCAAAAAACTGAAAGCAAGGGATGAATATGAATTGCTGGTGACGAGCAGGTACCCGGGCGTGAAGCCGTGA